DNA sequence from the Pseudodesulfovibrio senegalensis genome:
TGCACAAACGGCAGGCTGGATTCGATGGAGGCCAGATGGGACACAAGGGCCATGTCCATGACTTCCTGCACCGAACCGGATGCGAGCATGGCGAACCCGGTCTGCCGGCAGGCCATGACGTCCTGGTGGTCGCCGAAGATGGACAGGGCGTGCCCTGCCACGGCGCGTGCCGAGACATGAAAGACGCCGGGCAACAGTTCGCCGGCAATCTTGTACATGTTCGGGATCATCAGCAACAGCCCCTGCGATGCCGTAAAGGTGGATGTCAGGGAACCTGCTGCCAGCGAGCCATGCACGGCACCGGCTGCACCTGCCTCGGACTGGAGCTGACGGACTTCCATGGTGGTTCCGAAGATGTTCTTCATTCCCTGAACAGCCCATTCGTCGGCCAGTTCGGCCATGGGCGACGAAGGTGTGATCGGATAGATCGCAGCGGTTTCGCTCATGGCATAGGCGACATAGGCAGCGGCTTGGTTGCCGTCCATTGTCTTCATTTTCTTAGCCATTGTAAAACTCCGTAACGTTGCAAAGGTTGGACACTGGACAATAATTCCGCAATCCCTCTCGGCTGCCGTCAATTGAGCGGCAGTCTCGTCAGATTAGCGTAGTGCAGCAGAAGATGCCAGTGCGATTTCAAGTTCTTCGTCAGTGGGGATTACCCATATTTGAACGGGGCTTTCGTCCCGGTGAACGGAGCCCGGCTCCGTTTTTCTCCCTTTGTTGGCGGCCGGATCCAACTGGATACCCAGTGTTTCCAGGCCAGAACATACTTCTTGCCTGACGAGGTCGTCGTTTTCGCCTATGCCCGCAGTGAAAACCACGGCGTCGGCCCCGCCCAGAACGGCAAGATACGCTCCGATGTATTTTTTCACCTGATGGCAGAACATCTCGAAGGCCAGTTGCGCCCTGGCGTCTCCCTTGTCGCGTGCCGCGTGGATGTCGCGCATGTCGCTCATGCCGCAAATGCCTTTGAATCCGCTCTGCTTATTGAGCGTGGCGTCAATGTCCCGGATGGACATGTCCGTGTTGTCGGCAAGGTATGCGTGCAGAGCCGGGTCCACATCGCCGCAGCGCGTGCCCATCATCAGTCCGGCCAGCGGGGTGAGGCCCATGCTGGTGTCCACGCATTTTCCCCTGTCCACCGCCGCCATGGAGCTGCCGTTGCCGAGGTGCGCGGTGATGATTCGGGCCTTGTCCGGCGGCATCCCCATGTGTTCGGCTGCGGTTCGGGCCACATAGCGGTGCGATGTTCCGTGAAATCCGTAGCGACGGATCTTCAGATCTTCGTACATGTGGTACGGCAGGGCGTACATAAAGGATTTCGGCGGCATTGTCTGATGAAATTCGGTATCGAATACAGCTACATGCGGGGTCTTGTCAAAGATTTCCCGTGCTACCTCGATGCCGGTCAGATTGGCCGGGCCGTGCAAAGGGGCCAGGGGGGTGTTTTGGCGTATGGTGTCGATGACCGCATCAGTGATCACAGCCGGGCCTTTGAACGTTTCCCCGCCCTGAACCACTCGGTGTCCCACGGCGTCGATTTCCGTCACGTCCGAGACAACGCCGTATTCAGTGCTGCATAACCGTTTCACCGCCAGCCTGAGAGCCACGGCATGGTCGGGAATTGGCAGGGATTCTTCCATCTTGCTTTTCGTGCCGCGGATCTTGTGTGTGATGGTTCCGGTCGTATCGCCGATCCGCTCCACCACGCCCGACGCAAGGGGTGTTTTGGTTTTCATGTCCAGCAGGCTGTATTTCAGCGATGAGCTGCCGCAATTGACCACAAGTATTTTCATCATGCATCCTTGTTTGCGGCCTCTGCCTGAGACTGGATGGCCGTGATGGCGACCGTGTTGACGATGTCGCGCACGGTGCAGCCCCTGGAGAGGTCGTTGACCGGCTTGTTCAGGCCCTGCAGAACCGGGCCGATGGCCACGGAGCCGGGAACCGAGCGCTGTACGGCCTTGTACGTGTTGTTGCCGGTGTTGAGGTCCGGGAAGATGAACACGGTCGCGTGGCCGGCCACCGTGCTGCCCGGAAGTTTGGTGCTGGCCACTTCCGGGTCGATGGCCGCATCGTATTGCAGGGGGCCTTCAATCGCGAGTTGCGGTGCCTTTTCACGGGCCATCCGTGTGGCTTCGATGACTTTTTCCACATCAGCGCCTGTGCCGGAATCTCCTGTGGAATAGGAGAGCATGGCCACCTTCGGATCAATGCCGAAAATGGATGCAGTTTCCGCAGAGTTGATGGCAATTTCAGCCAGCTGTTCCGCGCCGGGATTGGGATTTACGGCGCAGTCGCCGTACACCAGTACCCGGTCGTTCTGGCACATGAGGAAAACCGAGGAGACAATGCTTGCTCCGGGCTTGGTCTTGACGAATTCGAAGGCCGGACGGATTGTCTGGGCCGTGGTGGTGATGGAGCCGGAGACCATGCCGTCCGCATGTCCCTTGTGAACCATCATGGTGGCGAAATAGGTGGGATCGCTCATGCGGTCATGGGCCGTGTCGCGGGTAACTCCCTTGTGTTTTCTGGCCTCCATGTATGTTCTGACATAATCGTCGAAGTGTTCGGATTTTGCGGGGTCTATGATCTGAGCGTCGCCGAGGTTGGCACCGATGTCCGAGGCCTGTTTGCGCACTGCATCGGGATCGCCCAGCAGGATGATTTGCGCGACGCCGCGTCGGGTAAGGATGTCCGTGGCTTCCAGAATGCGGTTGCTGGAACCTTCGGGCAGTACGATGCGCTGGCGTTTGATCTTGGCCTTTTCGATGAGTGTGTATTCGAACATGAGGGGTGTGATTCGCCGTGATTCCGTGGAAACCATGCGTGAGCGAAGCTCCTCGGTATTGACGCAGGATTCGAATAACCCCAGGGCCGAGGCGATCTTCATGGGGTTTTCCGGGTCGATGGTGCCGTGCAGGCCGTTGAGTATCTGGGCGCTTTTGTATGTATGCCCCGGAACAGAAAGGATGGGTACGGGAACCCCGGTCCAGCCTTCGATGAGCCTGTGTACGTTGGCTGGCGGTTGCAGTCCGCCGGTGAGTACGATGCCGGAAATGTCAGGATAGGAAGAGGACAGGCGCGATGCCAGGCTGGCAAGAACGATGTCCGAGCGGTCGCCGGGCGTGACGATGAGACTGCCTTCCCCAAGGTATTCAAGGTAATTGCTGATGTGCATGGCCGCAACCAGAATGTCCTCCACCTGCGTGTCCAGCCTGCCATGGCCATAGAGCACCTGGGCGTCCAGCCATTTGACCACGTCGTTGATCGTGGGGTTGCCAAGGCTTTTTTCGTCGGGGATGGCATACACAAGCAGCGAATGTTTTGACCCTATCCTGTTGCGAATGTCGTCTTCCAGCGAGGTCGGAACGTCCGGGCCTGTGCGGTTGATGATCACGGCCATGACTTCGAGTCCCTTTTCCTCGAAAGTCTCAATAGTGCTCAAGGTGGATTCGAGGATTTCCTCGGCGTCTTTTTTCTGGCCGTTGACAACGGCCAGCACCGGGCAACCGAGATTGCTCACGATGGATGAGTTCATTTCAAATTCCAGAGCAGCCTCGCCGCCGAGGTAATCGGTGCCTTCGCAGAGCACGAAATCGTACTCTGCCTCCAGTTCTTTGAATTTGTTGAGCGTGTTTTCGAGCAGCAGTGCCTGTTTGCCTTCATTGAGCATGCGCTTGGCCTCGCCCAGTTTGTAGGCATAGGTGCGTTCATAGGGCATGTTCA
Encoded proteins:
- the pta gene encoding phosphate acetyltransferase, giving the protein MSKSLYISATEARSGKSAVVLGIMQLLMAHIRKVAVFRPIISDNDARDHDIDLILRQFKLNMPYERTYAYKLGEAKRMLNEGKQALLLENTLNKFKELEAEYDFVLCEGTDYLGGEAALEFEMNSSIVSNLGCPVLAVVNGQKKDAEEILESTLSTIETFEEKGLEVMAVIINRTGPDVPTSLEDDIRNRIGSKHSLLVYAIPDEKSLGNPTINDVVKWLDAQVLYGHGRLDTQVEDILVAAMHISNYLEYLGEGSLIVTPGDRSDIVLASLASRLSSSYPDISGIVLTGGLQPPANVHRLIEGWTGVPVPILSVPGHTYKSAQILNGLHGTIDPENPMKIASALGLFESCVNTEELRSRMVSTESRRITPLMFEYTLIEKAKIKRQRIVLPEGSSNRILEATDILTRRGVAQIILLGDPDAVRKQASDIGANLGDAQIIDPAKSEHFDDYVRTYMEARKHKGVTRDTAHDRMSDPTYFATMMVHKGHADGMVSGSITTTAQTIRPAFEFVKTKPGASIVSSVFLMCQNDRVLVYGDCAVNPNPGAEQLAEIAINSAETASIFGIDPKVAMLSYSTGDSGTGADVEKVIEATRMAREKAPQLAIEGPLQYDAAIDPEVASTKLPGSTVAGHATVFIFPDLNTGNNTYKAVQRSVPGSVAIGPVLQGLNKPVNDLSRGCTVRDIVNTVAITAIQSQAEAANKDA
- a CDS encoding acetate/propionate family kinase gives rise to the protein MKILVVNCGSSSLKYSLLDMKTKTPLASGVVERIGDTTGTITHKIRGTKSKMEESLPIPDHAVALRLAVKRLCSTEYGVVSDVTEIDAVGHRVVQGGETFKGPAVITDAVIDTIRQNTPLAPLHGPANLTGIEVAREIFDKTPHVAVFDTEFHQTMPPKSFMYALPYHMYEDLKIRRYGFHGTSHRYVARTAAEHMGMPPDKARIITAHLGNGSSMAAVDRGKCVDTSMGLTPLAGLMMGTRCGDVDPALHAYLADNTDMSIRDIDATLNKQSGFKGICGMSDMRDIHAARDKGDARAQLAFEMFCHQVKKYIGAYLAVLGGADAVVFTAGIGENDDLVRQEVCSGLETLGIQLDPAANKGRKTEPGSVHRDESPVQIWVIPTDEELEIALASSAALR